From the Mesotoga prima MesG1.Ag.4.2 genome, the window ACTCTTCGAACATATATATCGGGTAAAAACGAATTCCTTTATCGATGCGCCTCCCGTGGACGACTCGTCGACCTGGCCGATCATAATCTTGCTTCTTGGATGGTCTTCTATAAGCGAGTTGCATACCTCTCTTGCAGAATCACTGGCAAGCGCCGGCTATCTGGTGGTGGGTATAGAACATCCGGGAGCCTGCGCGGTGGTTTCATTTTCGAACGGGGATGTACACTACTTCCTCGGCAATGATCTTCTTGAGAGATTGCCTGAAGGCACAAGAGAGTCAAAGGTTAGAATGCTGTCTGAATACCTGGCTCGCGATGTAAACTATGCCATCGAATACCTTAATGGAATGAACGAAGACCCCTCTTCGGATTTCTTCGAAAGGCTTAATATGAATGAGATCGGACTGTATGGACACTCGGGAGGAGGTGCGGTTGCCATTCAGTATGCACTGGCTAATAAAGACGTTCCCATGGTTCTTGCCGATCCGACTCTCGAGGGATTTTCGGTTCAAGAACTGGACACTGCGTTTTCAAATAAAATCCTGCTTATGTCAACTGAAGAATGGGAGCACGGTATCAGCGAGGAGTACTCTTCAACGATTGCGAAAGAGAGAAACGAGTCCCTTTACAATCTTCGCATCTGCGGTA encodes:
- a CDS encoding alpha/beta hydrolase; translation: MKTKGGYSTIVAIFGILMGVIAILNYLFPLNHMPLPDGPHNVGFRSYEVSNPQPMSVAGINYSDPGKIRLEVWYPAGDVSTAPRKGWIDNDPLVFQGFEIVTGYPEELFEHIYRVKTNSFIDAPPVDDSSTWPIIILLLGWSSISELHTSLAESLASAGYLVVGIEHPGACAVVSFSNGDVHYFLGNDLLERLPEGTRESKVRMLSEYLARDVNYAIEYLNGMNEDPSSDFFERLNMNEIGLYGHSGGGAVAIQYALANKDVPMVLADPTLEGFSVQELDTAFSNKILLMSTEEWEHGISEEYSSTIAKERNESLYNLRICGMRHVDFAMVRNLSPLTFFFGETGRFMNDEDAIGYLDSAVKLFFDSVFFGGGIEELFALSESVPEFSM